In Candidatus Manganitrophus morganii, the genomic window AAACGCAATGTGGTCCGGCTTTTGAGTGCCAAATCGGACCGACAGCCGCTTCAGGACCCGTTTCTTTCCTCTTTTCTCCATGTCTCAGCTTAAGATTTGTTTTTTGGACTGCCATTCGCTGGAACGATCCAACTCCTCACGAATCAAACCTAATCCTGCAATGCAGATCTCAAAGTGCTCGGCCAGTTTTCGATAAAGGGGGGTCCACTCTTTAAATCGGCCATAGTTGAACTCGGCCGCCCGCCGGTACGACTTCTTCCCGACCCGCACATAATCGATCAGGAAGTCGGGATGTTCGATCTTCTGCCCGGATTTCAACCGCTTCAGATACTCCGGGAAGAGACCGCTCATAAAGAGAGTATAATCGCCGATATGTCGGTGGACCTCCCACTCCCGCTCAATGGTCTGGGCCCGGAGCAGGATATCCCCTTCCATCAACATTTCAGCGATGGTATCGATCCGATTCCCCTGGCTGTTTCGAATGGCATAGAGGCAATCGGTCCGGGTGAAATAGAGAAGAAGATTCGAGATATATTCGGTGACGACCGGGTCGGACCAATTCAATGTTTGATGAAAGCTCTTTTCGATGAGGATCAGAAAATGAAGACGTAAAGGATGATTTTCAGGAATACCGCTTTCCAGCATCAAAACCCCGAAAATGTCATTATTCGTGAATCAGCCGAGCTTCTTTTCTATCAAAGAGAAGGGATTCACACGCGCCCCGTTGAGCCGTATCCCCCAGTGAAGATGGGGGCCGGTCGCCCGACCCGATTGCCCTACCGATCCGATCGCTTGTCCCTTTATCACAGTCTCCCCCTCTTTGACCGTTGTCTCCGAGAGGTGAAAATACATGCTAAAAAGACCGAGACCATGATCGATAATGACCGAATGCCCGTTAAAGTAAAAATCGCCGACGAGGATCACCTTCCCCCCGTTCGATGCCAAGACAGGCGCGCCGAGCGGAGCGCTGATATCTTCCCCGGTGTGAGGGTTTCTCGGCTGGCCGTTCATCATCCGGCGGAGGCCGAAGGTTCCCGCCACCTTTCCTTCGGTCGGAACAATAAAGGCCGCTTCCCACAACTTCTGATCGGCGCTCTTGTCGAAGATCTCCTTCATTCGCGCCTGCTCCTTTTGTACCCGTGCGAGGGTGGGGGGATCCAAATCGACCATCCCTTTCGGAAGTTTCAACGATTGGGTGGCGAATGCGGCGGAGACCACTTCGATTGCAATCTCCCGGCGGACGGTCGATTCCCCCTTCTGCCACGTGACCGTCAGGGGCTGCAAGCCGACCGGCTGGTCGAGATCGATCCCGATCATCGCGGCATATTCATTCGTATTTTTCTTGAAAAAAGAGATCGGTTGGTCCAAAAATTTTCCGGCAACGGAGGGGATGTCCGACTCGAGTGTCAGCGTGATCAAAGCGATCTCGCCCTGCTTCACCTGAATCGGCGCGGATGTTTCCTGTGCTTGGAGGGGAATCGAGAGGAAATAAAAAAAGAGAATTGAAAGAGAAGTAATCGTCCGGACCGGACTATTTAGGAGGCGCTGCGGCGGCAATGAGTTCCTTCACACGTTGGTTGGCGGAGCAAAAAGGATCCATGCAGAGGATGGTCTCTTCCCAGTATCCATTTAATTTGAGATACGTCCAGTCGACGGTGTAAGAGCGGTTTTTTTCTTTGGCAAACCGGATGAAATCGCCACGGACCTTCGCCCGGGTCGTCTGCGGTGGGGTCTGAATCGCTCTTTGGATATCTTCCTCGGTTGCAATCCGCTCGACCATATCTTGCCGGCATAGAAGCGAGTAGAGTCCCCGGTTCTGATTGACGTCGTGATATTGCAGATCCATCATTGCCACACGGGCATCATCCCAGCCGCATCCCTTCCGCTCCATATAAGAGCCGATCAACTCCTTCTTGATCACCCAATCCAACTCGCGGGAGAGACGGTTGGGATCTTCTTCAAGCTCATTGAGCACATATTCCCACCGCTCCAGGATATCGTAGCTGACCTCATCTTCGTCTTCCGAGGCGACATACTCCTTGGCCTTTTCGAGATAAATCCGCTGAATCTCGATGGCGGTCATTTCTTTTCCCCCTTCCAGGCGAACCCGTTTTTTCATCGTCAGATCGCGGGAGATCTCTCTCATCGCCTTAACCGGATCTTCCAGCTCCAACCCTACTACATTGAACCCTTCTTCAATCATAGAGAGGACCAGCGCCGTCGTTCCGACCTTCAAATAGGTGGCGTACTCCGACATGTTGGAGTCGCCGACGATGATATGAAGCCGCCGGTATTTTTCCGCGTCGGCATGGGGCTCATCGCGTGTATTGATGATGCTTCTAGAAGAGGTGGTGGAAGAAGAGGTCTTCTCATGGATATGTTGGGCGCGCTGCGAGATGAAGTAGTGGCTCTTCCCTGAGACTTTGAGGACCTTTCCCGAACCGCTATAAATCTGCCGGGTGACGAAGAAGGGAATCAACTGTTCTGTCACCTTCCAGAAATCAAGATCGCGGCGCATGAGATAGTTTTCATGACAGCCGTAGGTGTTTCCCATCGAATCTGTATTGTTCTTGAAGATGTAGATTTCCCCGGAGAGACCTTCCTCTTTCAGCCGTTTTTCCGCGATGGGAAGACACGATTCCAGGAGGCGCTCTCCCGCTTTATCGTGAACAACCAGATCGAAAACGTTATCGCATTCTGGGGTTGAATATTCCGGATGACAACCGGTGTCTTGATAGAAACGGGCGCCGTTCACCAAGAAGGCATTCGACGGCCAGCTGTTTGGAATGAGTCCCTCGAAGATATAACCCAAAATCTTCTCCATCGGAAGATACACTTTTCCGTTGGGAGAAAAGATCAATCCGTATTCGTTTTCAAGACCAAAGATTCTATTTT contains:
- a CDS encoding M23 family metallopeptidase → MPPQRLLNSPVRTITSLSILFFYFLSIPLQAQETSAPIQVKQGEIALITLTLESDIPSVAGKFLDQPISFFKKNTNEYAAMIGIDLDQPVGLQPLTVTWQKGESTVRREIAIEVVSAAFATQSLKLPKGMVDLDPPTLARVQKEQARMKEIFDKSADQKLWEAAFIVPTEGKVAGTFGLRRMMNGQPRNPHTGEDISAPLGAPVLASNGGKVILVGDFYFNGHSVIIDHGLGLFSMYFHLSETTVKEGETVIKGQAIGSVGQSGRATGPHLHWGIRLNGARVNPFSLIEKKLG
- the pafA gene encoding Pup--protein ligase, yielding MKNRIFGLENEYGLIFSPNGKVYLPMEKILGYIFEGLIPNSWPSNAFLVNGARFYQDTGCHPEYSTPECDNVFDLVVHDKAGERLLESCLPIAEKRLKEEGLSGEIYIFKNNTDSMGNTYGCHENYLMRRDLDFWKVTEQLIPFFVTRQIYSGSGKVLKVSGKSHYFISQRAQHIHEKTSSSTTSSRSIINTRDEPHADAEKYRRLHIIVGDSNMSEYATYLKVGTTALVLSMIEEGFNVVGLELEDPVKAMREISRDLTMKKRVRLEGGKEMTAIEIQRIYLEKAKEYVASEDEDEVSYDILERWEYVLNELEEDPNRLSRELDWVIKKELIGSYMERKGCGWDDARVAMMDLQYHDVNQNRGLYSLLCRQDMVERIATEEDIQRAIQTPPQTTRAKVRGDFIRFAKEKNRSYTVDWTYLKLNGYWEETILCMDPFCSANQRVKELIAAAAPPK